The genomic stretch acaaaGTGCCTACTAAGTATGGGGTGACAAGAGAAGATTATATTGTATTTATAAGGAAAATAAATACCATTATATGGGATGAGGACATTGAAGTCTGCAGAATCGATGCCGATGGGAAGAGATAGGCGAAGAACATGGACTCAATAACATTGACTGGTTTAAAGAAATGTTCTCGAAAAGGAACCAGTGGGTAATGGCACATTGCAGGAACCTAGAGATGGGAGCTGTTATGAGGATGACACAAAGATTAGAGAGTGAAAATAGTTTTTTTAAAAGATTTGAGGGCAAATCAGGTACATTGCTTGAGTTTTTGCTGCGTTTTAAGAGTGCTATCGACCAACAACGGCATACGCATAAGAAGCTTGACAACGAAGACAAGCACACTTCTCCTAAAATGGAGACGCATTTGGCTCTTGAGGCTGACGGTGCAAAGGTGTACACTCATAAAGTTTTTAAGGAGTTCCAAGAGGAGGCCAAGTATTCGATTGATACATGTAAGAGTAGAGGTTTTGCCAAAATTGACTCTTTAGAGGTGACTACTCGTAAGAGATGCAAGCGAGGACAGAATTACGATGTTACGTCACGCCTGGTAAAAGCCTTGAATACTGAAGTTCTGATCTTTTTCCTGGTTGAAGTTACATTATAGTGACACTTGGTAAGTTTAATAGTgtaattctagataaaaaaaaataaacaccTTATGGAAAGAAAGTATAACTTCAACGAGACTATGTAAATAAGTGAAACTGTAAtattaaaaagtgtaattctagcagacaaaagtataattttaacaatcaaaagtgtaatttcaagaCTATATAAATAAATGTAATCGTAAtggtaaaaagtataattctaataacaaaaactgtaattctaacaacaaaaagtgtaattttagaaaTGAAAAGTGTTACACTAACTCTTACTTGAAATTACACATTTTCCTATTGTAATTACGAAATATATAGCTGTGACTATCTAACAATTTACTATATATTGGTGAATTAGTTACGTATAAAGCAAGTTGCAGCTGCAGAATGCTTGAAAGGAAGGGAATTCTGTGCAGGCATATAATATGGATTTACTCATCTAACGGAGTGAAGGCTATACCGGATGAGTATGTTGTGAACAGATGGTGTAAAAATGCACTCCGGTCAAAATCCTTCAATTGTAATGGTGATCCAGCCGAAGAGATTGATATAATAGATGCCAAGCAGATTTCCATGTCAAAAATGTGGTCCGAAGTACACCAGACAGTTGGGATACTGATGGGAAGAAGCAAGGAAGTAGTTGACAGCTTTTCGTCTCTCATAAAAGATTTGAAGGACAAACTGGCACCATTAGGTTCACAAATGAGTAAAGAACAGCAAATGGTTGCGCTTATTGGGTGTTCTACTACTCAGGAAGTAACTATATTTCCACCAAAGAAATCGAAAAATAAGGGAAGTGGAAAGAGACTCTTGTCGAGTAAGACTAAAGCAATAGCCTTGGCGATGAAGCCGAAGCGCatgtgtaaaaattgcaagcAATTAGCGAATCACGACAAGAGGAATTGTCCTAACCCTTTTGCACAAGACCCACCTACTCCACCAAAGATCCGGGGCATCATTTGGGGAAGAATCAGaagcagaagaagaagaagaagaagaagaagaagaagaagaagaagaagaagaagaagaagaagaagaagaagaagaagaagaagaagaagaagaagaagaagaagaagaagaagaagaagaagaagaagaagaagaagaagaagaagaagaagaagaggaggaggaagagtaAGAGTAAGAGTAATTGTAATTCTGATGTATAATTGAGCAACCATGAGGTCCTTTTGGCtaatttattttgtaattcccCTGGACAAGCTTTTGGTTGTATAATTATTCACCAGTTATAACATTTCGTACTTAAAGTTACACTTTGTGTGATCAGAGTTACACTTTTTttgattagaattacactttatcTGGTCAGAATAACAATTATTTTGAAGTACCATTTTATCTTTGTTAAAGTCATAATTTTGGTGACTTATATTGTAATTCAACTGGAATTGCTTTTGGTTGGATAATTACGCACAAGTTATAACATTCACCTGTTAAAGTTACACTGTGTGTTCACACTTAAAGTTTATttgattagaattacactttgtgtGATCAGAATTAAACTTTTTttgattagaattacactttatcTGATCAGAATAACAATTAATTTGAAGTACCATTTTATCTTTGTTAAAGTCCTAATTTTGGTGACTTATATTGTAATTCAACTGGAATTACTTTTGGTTGGAAAATTACAGTTTCTTTGATTAGAAATACACTTTATCAGATCAGAACGACAATTAATTTGAAGTAACATCTTATCTTCATTAAAGGCAGAAAACGCCAAAATAAGTACAAAGTTCAAAGTCACAAAATGATCCTACTTACATTGTTACACCTAATTAACTGTCACATGATGCTAGCTATCAACAAGATAATTTCATACAGAGCACCATTCAAAATTAGATTGTCAAACTAAcacttgttatttttttttgccaTCCTTGTTAATCATACGCTTGCTTTGCACGTCTTGGAATAATTTGTCTTTGCTAACAATAAAGGTCTCCACCTTCTTCTGAACAGCAGGTCATATGATGTTCATGTCAGTTAGTACAAGTGTTGCGACTAGCTGTATCACCAAATAACGCCTTGCAACCTTCCTTTCCATGTTCGGATGCTCAAATGAAACACCCTCGTACAATAGCATCGCCATCATGGTGAACAGTCCAGACTCTGGTATGTTGAGAACACTTAAGACACCACTAAACGGTATCCAAGGATCAAAATTGACAATCTCTTTTCCTTTGTCAAATTTTCTTGAGTCCAAGTAGTCGCTCATTAAACTTCCCTGAAAATATTTGAACGTACATTAAAAAGAGTATTATATTAACAGGTTTTAGATGGCAAGATTTGGAGGACAACGTACAATTAAATGAGTCGCCTTTCCCATGAGTGATCTGTCCAAATCTGCATGCCGCTGGTGGTCAAGCAAGTCAATGGTCCGTGCTCTGGAGTTGATACATACACATGCCCAATGGTCGATGATGTTGAATGGGACAAAGAGTAAATCTGTATTCATGTCAGCAGTTCGATTACTGTCGACGATGAAGGTGTCCCACACGTTGAACAGTTTATCAACCAGGTTCTCCTGCTGTGTGCCTGTGCCCTGCTGCTCAAAAGTACCCAACAATACAAGCAACATCTCCTAAACAAGCAAACAATGACCATTAACTATAAGTAATAGCTTTAGGTGAAAGTATAACTCTAATAAGAAAAACTGACTGCTTATAAAGTGTAACAGTATCacaaaaaagtataactttaactcCAGAAATGTGTAACTACAGGGTAACTTTATAAAGTGTAACTGTATCACAAAAGTTGAATGACTAAAGCACGTATAAATAAAACTATATAAGAGTAACTTTAATTACCATGTGCCTGATACCGAGAAATGCCATCCTTGCCTCTTTACCGTATTCCTCCTTCTCTAACCGGTTCAGCAATATCGACCAACACTCGATCACATTCCACGACATTGGTCTATCAGGGGCCATAGACATTAGGTCCTTCCGCTGTAGCTGAGCGTGCCTAGTGTACCAAACTAATTGCTCACTGCGAACGTAATAACATAAAACAAAATTGAGTGAAAAATTGACATTTTCAGATAGCGTCATTTACAGTAGGTGAAATTCATGAAAACAAACCCATCATCGAAATTTTGGACATCCACCAAACTGGCCCACAAAATATCCTTTACCAAACTTTGGTTGTAACTTCAACCACACTATATAAATAAGTATAACAGTAatattaaaaagtataattctattacacaaaagtataattttaacaatcaAATGTGTAATTTCAGTactatataaataagtgtaactgtaatggtaaaaagtgtaattctattaacaaaaactgtaattctaacaacagaaagtgtaattttaaaaattaaaagtgtaattttaacaattaAATCAAAACTAGGTGAAATTCATGAAAACTGACCCATCATCGAAATTTTGGTCATCCACCAAGCAGTAGTCAGCAACGTGCTTTCTGAACGTTTTAATATCCTTTATCAAACTTTGGTTGTTCCGGAGCAGCTTGGACACCACTTGAGTCTTGGCACCACCACTACGCCAATCAAGTGAATGTTGAACCCATCCCCCTTCCCACGAGGGTGGCTCTTTACGGCAGATAGTTTTTGGCCAGAAGGTGGCCGCATACTAACAGGCGTAACTACCAGGGCGGGCTCTTCAGCATCTGAAGCACTGCCATGCTTGCTGCTGCTAGCCCCGATATCAGCAACTGTTTTTCTCTTGTTGGCATCCAAGTTGATAGTCAGTGGATGAGAAGCAACCTCTTTGAAAGCATCAACACGGCGTAATACATCTTCCCTTTCCTTGTTAATGTCACAAAGGACAAGGGTTGCCGCAATCTCAGTACAAAACAGGTTCATATTCACGGGCTTCCCAAGGCCACATTCAAACAGGTTCCCAAAATAAAACATCATTGTAAGCATCATATAAACACCACAGTCATTTCTCGAATAACCAACTTTTTGCCAACTGAATTGAATGTTAACGAGCTTAAAATCAGCGACCTTTGAGCCTTTATACAGACCTTTACTCACCAAATACTTCCCCATTAACGCAACCTGATATATGCATAtacatgtgtgtgtgtgtgtgtgtgttaggTAGACAGTTCTTTAGAAAAAAATGATTTCTCAAAATTGAGTACTTTATAGCAAAATTACCGTAATAAGTGCAATCCCACCATAAGGCAGCTTTTCTAAGTCTTCATCATACTTACGGTTGTCAAGGTACTCAATTTGCTCGGTTAAGAAGTTAATGCACACACAGCTGTAATGATCACCATCACCAGATAATACAGGGAGAAAGAtctgaacatatatatgtaatgttTAGCCAAACATTGTACAGAATAATGCTACACATGCCCTATCTTGAAATATGAAGAATTCACCATATCTGAGTCAAGCTGAAATGGTGAAGAACAGGTATCAGCCCAACTGTCCCAGCCACCGAAAACatcttcatctttattctacACTTTTCCTTTCTTCTTGTCCTTCCAAATATACCGCGCCCAGTCTTAATGTTGCGATAAGAAAGATGATGTTGTCAGAAAAGGTTGATAAAtaccaaaagtgtaattttaacaaccaaaagTGCAATTTTAATGACATTAGTAGCTATATAACTGTaatgataaaaagtgtaattctaagcacaaaaaagtgtaattctaacaaccaaaagtgtaatttcatcaATATATAACTGTAATGatgaaaagtgtaattctaacaacaaaaagtgcaattttaacaaccaaaagtgtaatttcagcaatATATAAATGTAATGataaaaactgtaattctaacaacaaaaagtgtaattttaacaacgaaaaagtgtaatttcagcaatATGTAAAGAGAATGTAACTGTAACACAGAAAGACTGTCATTTCAGCacacacaaaagtgtaatttttgtaaagaaaagtgtaattatatTCTAACACAAAATTGTTCCCAACCATAATGTAGGAATTACCCCGCAACACAAATTTAATTAACGAGAATAACTTCTTTGTGTGACTCATGCCGAAGAAACAACGGGATACAGCTGTAGGCTTCATGATATGGTTGAGAAGTAGGCACCAACCATCAATTACACTGGTCATAATTTGCTGCGTAGGCCTCAGAGTGACAATGTCTTCCCGGGTTATGAACCAAAACTCGTTAAATGTTACCAAATGTTCCCTACAAAATCAATATTTCATTAGCA from Silene latifolia isolate original U9 population chromosome 5, ASM4854445v1, whole genome shotgun sequence encodes the following:
- the LOC141655177 gene encoding protein FAR-RED IMPAIRED RESPONSE 1-like — protein: MLERKGILCRHIIWIYSSNGVKAIPDEYVVNRWCKNALRSKSFNCNGDPAEEIDIIDAKQISMSKMWSEVHQTVGILMGRSKEVVDSFSSLIKDLKDKLAPLGSQMSKEQQMVALIGCSTTQEVTIFPPKKSKNKGSGKRLLSSKTKAIALAMKPKRMFSLIRNTLYQIRTTINLK